A genomic region of Aureimonas populi contains the following coding sequences:
- the pdxY gene encoding pyridoxal kinase PdxY, with product MTQPTAAEATNGADKPAVIAISSHVARGTVGNRAAVLALESLGFPVWSVPTLTLPWHPGRGPATRIVPEDDAFAALMGDLTGAPWLGEVGAVLTGYFGSPRQIEPAASLVEAVRKANPRALFLCDPVVGDEGEGGGRLYQPQETLEQIRDRLLPLADIATPNRFELEFLTGLEFSDNTHLIEAASTLGPPCVIVTSAFAMLRGGIGNLLVDRNGALLAEHRRIEGAPHGLGDLTSAVFLARTLSGAGPEKALQATTAAVYEILARTTKRGADELTLETDAQSLKTPMAMVQMRRLPLPGGRRA from the coding sequence ATGACGCAGCCGACAGCCGCCGAGGCGACGAACGGAGCCGACAAGCCCGCCGTCATCGCAATCTCCAGCCATGTGGCGCGCGGCACGGTGGGCAACCGCGCGGCCGTGCTGGCACTCGAATCGCTGGGCTTTCCCGTCTGGTCCGTGCCCACGCTGACGCTGCCCTGGCATCCGGGGCGGGGGCCGGCGACGCGGATCGTGCCCGAGGACGACGCCTTCGCGGCGCTGATGGGCGACCTGACGGGCGCGCCGTGGCTGGGCGAGGTTGGCGCCGTGCTGACCGGCTATTTCGGCTCCCCGCGCCAGATCGAGCCGGCCGCGAGCCTGGTGGAGGCGGTGCGCAAGGCCAATCCGCGCGCGCTGTTCCTGTGCGACCCGGTGGTGGGCGACGAGGGCGAGGGCGGCGGGCGGCTCTACCAGCCGCAGGAAACGCTGGAGCAGATCCGCGACCGGCTCCTGCCGCTGGCCGACATCGCCACGCCCAATCGATTCGAGCTGGAGTTCCTGACGGGCCTGGAATTCTCCGACAACACCCATCTGATCGAGGCGGCCTCGACGCTGGGGCCCCCTTGCGTCATCGTCACCTCCGCCTTCGCGATGCTGCGCGGGGGTATCGGCAACCTCCTGGTGGACCGGAACGGCGCCCTCCTGGCCGAGCACCGGCGCATCGAGGGCGCGCCGCACGGGCTGGGGGACCTCACCTCGGCCGTGTTCCTCGCCCGCACCCTGAGCGGCGCCGGCCCGGAAAAGGCGCTGCAGGCGACGACGGCGGCCGTCTACGAAATCCTGGCGCGCACCACCAAGCGCGGGGCGGACGAGCTGACGCTGGAAACCGACGCGCAAAGCCTGAAGACGCCGATGGCGATGGTGCAGATGCGCCGCCTGCCGCTGCCCGGCGGCCGGCGGGCCTGA